In Rhizobium sp. ARZ01, a genomic segment contains:
- the cobO gene encoding cob(I)yrinic acid a,c-diamide adenosyltransferase translates to MSETETETGMSEAELARHSEKMAKKKQAREKIMATKTDEKGLIIVHTGKGKGKSTAGFGMIFRHIAHGKPCAVVQFIKGAMVTGERELIEKHFSDLCQFHTLGEGFTWETQDRARDIATAKSAWEKAKDLIRDERNSMVLLDEINIALRYDYIDLNEVIEFLTTEKPHMTHVVLTGRNAKDELIEIADLVTEMELIKHPFRSGIKAQIGVEF, encoded by the coding sequence ATGAGCGAGACGGAAACCGAAACCGGCATGAGCGAGGCCGAACTCGCCCGCCACTCCGAGAAGATGGCGAAGAAGAAGCAGGCGCGTGAGAAGATCATGGCGACGAAGACGGACGAGAAGGGCCTGATCATCGTCCACACCGGCAAAGGCAAGGGCAAGTCGACGGCCGGCTTCGGCATGATCTTCCGCCATATCGCCCATGGAAAACCCTGCGCCGTCGTGCAGTTCATCAAGGGCGCGATGGTGACGGGCGAGCGCGAACTGATCGAGAAGCATTTCTCCGATCTCTGCCAGTTCCATACGCTCGGCGAAGGTTTTACCTGGGAGACGCAGGACCGGGCCCGCGACATCGCCACGGCGAAATCGGCCTGGGAGAAGGCGAAGGACCTGATCCGCGACGAGCGCAACTCGATGGTGTTGCTCGACGAGATCAACATCGCCCTGCGCTACGACTATATCGACCTGAACGAGGTCATCGAGTTTCTCACGACCGAGAAGCCGCATATGACCCATGTCGTCCTGACCGGACGAAACGCCAAGGACGAATTGATCGAGATCGCCGATCTCGTCACAGAGATGGAACTGATCAAGCACCCGTTCCGCTCGGGCATCAAGGCCCAAATCGGCGTCGAGTTCTGA
- the cobD gene encoding threonine-phosphate decarboxylase CobD yields MSEAPIQHGGGISAAAARHGGRPEDWLDLSTGINPCPVDLPPVDAAAWHRLPDQNRLRDARLAAAAHYGSDNCLPLPVPGTQSVIQLLPRLVPPGRRAAVVSPTYGEYGRVLRTAGLLVDTISGLEEVRDEHGLVVVVNPNNPDGRQYRREDLLQLWRKVSETGGTLVVDEAFADMDPSATLVPYAGTSKGLVVFRSFGKFFGLAGLRLGFMLGQETLQANFAECLGPWAVSGPALTIATGLMAGDCEPIRQTILERKTGLDVVLEGAGLRIAGGTALFSLVDHPRAAELHEWLCIQHVLVRAFDYDRRWLRFGLAPDAAADLRLAAALASFCS; encoded by the coding sequence ATGAGCGAAGCGCCAATCCAGCATGGGGGCGGCATTTCGGCCGCCGCAGCGCGCCATGGCGGTCGCCCGGAGGACTGGCTGGACCTCTCGACCGGCATCAATCCGTGCCCGGTCGATTTGCCGCCGGTCGATGCTGCGGCATGGCACCGACTTCCGGACCAGAACCGGCTTCGCGACGCACGCCTGGCCGCTGCCGCCCATTACGGCAGCGACAATTGCCTGCCGCTGCCGGTGCCGGGTACGCAGTCCGTGATCCAGTTGCTGCCTCGGCTTGTGCCGCCGGGGCGCCGCGCGGCGGTGGTTTCTCCGACATATGGCGAGTATGGTCGCGTGCTACGAACAGCGGGACTTTTGGTCGATACGATCAGCGGTCTGGAAGAGGTCCGCGACGAACATGGGCTGGTCGTTGTCGTCAATCCCAACAATCCCGACGGCCGCCAATATCGACGGGAAGACCTCCTGCAACTGTGGCGGAAGGTATCTGAGACTGGCGGGACGCTGGTCGTGGATGAAGCCTTCGCAGACATGGACCCGTCGGCCACGCTTGTGCCGTACGCCGGCACGAGTAAGGGGCTAGTCGTATTCCGCTCCTTCGGAAAATTCTTCGGCCTTGCCGGCCTGCGTCTGGGCTTCATGTTGGGGCAGGAAACCCTTCAGGCGAATTTTGCAGAATGCCTCGGACCGTGGGCCGTATCCGGACCGGCTTTGACGATCGCGACTGGTCTGATGGCTGGCGATTGCGAACCGATTCGCCAGACGATTCTCGAGCGCAAGACCGGGCTCGACGTTGTGCTGGAAGGCGCAGGGCTTCGGATCGCCGGTGGAACCGCACTGTTCTCCCTCGTCGACCATCCGCGTGCGGCGGAACTGCATGAATGGCTCTGTATCCAGCATGTCCTGGTGCGTGCTTTCGACTATGATCGACGTTGGCTGCGCTTTGGTCTTGCGCCGGACGCTGCTGCCGATTTACGCCTCGCAGCGGCCCTTGCCAGTTTTTGCTCCTGA
- a CDS encoding GntP family permease, producing MGLLGIVVGLALLIALAYRGWSILLLAPLAALVAAGFSRQPLLASWTQVFMPNAAGFFAQYFPLFLLGALFGKLMEETGSISVISRVLMEKLGKQHAIAAVVLAGALVTYGGVSLFVAFFVIAPMAEDLFRQAGIPRRLMPAAIVLGTSTFTMSAMPGTPSIQNAIPMPVFGTTPFAAPGLGIIASLIMVGFGLWWLARQEGAARSRSEGFGEKRSPSAAGIVDDPTLREHASAAREFDPAEINRGKGAGSEPSFLAAAAPLAAVIAGNMLLSLVILPKIDADFLGEDRWGATSISAVAGVWAVITALAAGIVLALALNLRRLPRLRDTIDAGVNASVLPAISVSSLVGFGAVMAAMPAFALVREWVLGIGGGPAVSLAVATNILSALTGSASGGLTIALDALGSTFIVRAAEAGVDLSLLHRVAVISSGTLDTLPHNGAVITLLAVCGTGHRESYRDIAIVSICGALLALVAILLLGSLFGSF from the coding sequence GTGGGACTTCTCGGCATCGTCGTCGGCCTGGCGCTCCTGATCGCACTTGCCTACCGGGGCTGGAGCATCCTGCTGCTCGCCCCGCTTGCCGCGCTCGTTGCCGCCGGCTTCTCACGACAACCGCTGCTTGCAAGCTGGACGCAGGTCTTCATGCCGAATGCTGCGGGCTTCTTCGCCCAGTACTTCCCGCTCTTCCTACTTGGCGCATTATTCGGCAAGCTGATGGAGGAGACAGGTTCGATCAGCGTCATTTCGCGGGTCCTGATGGAAAAGCTCGGCAAGCAGCACGCGATTGCCGCCGTCGTGCTGGCCGGGGCGCTCGTTACCTATGGTGGAGTCAGCCTCTTCGTCGCCTTCTTCGTCATCGCCCCGATGGCCGAGGACCTGTTTAGGCAAGCCGGCATCCCGCGTCGCCTGATGCCGGCGGCGATCGTGCTTGGCACCTCGACATTCACGATGTCGGCCATGCCGGGCACCCCGTCGATCCAGAACGCGATCCCGATGCCCGTTTTCGGCACCACGCCTTTTGCTGCCCCCGGCCTTGGCATCATCGCCTCGCTGATTATGGTCGGTTTCGGCCTCTGGTGGCTTGCCCGCCAGGAGGGAGCGGCGCGCAGCCGGAGCGAGGGCTTCGGCGAAAAGCGGTCCCCGTCTGCAGCGGGTATCGTTGACGACCCGACGCTGCGCGAGCACGCAAGTGCAGCACGGGAGTTCGATCCGGCCGAGATCAATCGCGGCAAGGGCGCGGGGTCAGAACCGTCATTCCTGGCTGCCGCCGCGCCACTAGCTGCCGTGATTGCAGGTAACATGCTCCTTTCGCTGGTCATCCTGCCCAAAATCGATGCCGACTTTCTTGGGGAGGATCGGTGGGGCGCAACGTCAATTTCGGCCGTGGCCGGCGTATGGGCGGTCATCACCGCCCTTGCCGCCGGCATTGTGCTGGCGCTTGCCCTCAACCTTCGAAGACTGCCGCGGCTGCGCGACACGATCGATGCCGGGGTCAACGCCTCCGTACTGCCGGCGATCAGCGTCTCCAGCCTCGTCGGCTTCGGCGCAGTCATGGCGGCGATGCCGGCCTTCGCGCTGGTGCGGGAATGGGTGCTCGGCATCGGCGGCGGCCCCGCGGTTTCGCTTGCCGTCGCCACCAACATCCTTTCGGCGCTGACCGGATCGGCATCGGGCGGGCTGACAATTGCGCTCGATGCGCTCGGCTCGACTTTCATCGTGCGTGCCGCCGAGGCCGGTGTCGACCTCTCCCTCCTCCATCGCGTCGCCGTCATCTCGTCGGGCACCCTTGATACGCTCCCGCACAACGGCGCGGTCATCACGCTCCTTGCCGTGTGTGGCACGGGCCACCGGGAGAGCTATCGGGACATCGCGATCGTCAGCATCTGTGGTGCGCTCCTGGCGCTCGTCGCGATCCTGCTGCTGGGCTCGTTGTTCGGCTCCTTCTGA
- a CDS encoding TSUP family transporter: MIDLALHVLLFLFFAAFIAGFIDSIAGGGGMITIPAMLIAGIPPLETLGTNKLQALFGSGSATVAYAGAGHVELKRQLPLACLSAIGAAFGAALATIIPADTMRAVLPILLVGIALYFALKPNIGDVDKHRRLSEAAFAFTIIPMIGFYDGVFGPGTGSFFMLAFVSLAGFGVLKATAHTKLLNFGSNVGAFAFFLAYGVVLWKVGIVMGIGQLLGAQAGSRFAMKNGAKIIKPLLIVTSLGLAVRLMADPTNPLRIWLGW; encoded by the coding sequence GTGATCGATCTCGCACTCCACGTTCTGCTTTTCCTGTTCTTTGCCGCCTTCATTGCCGGTTTCATCGATTCGATTGCTGGTGGCGGCGGCATGATCACCATTCCCGCGATGCTGATTGCCGGCATCCCGCCGCTGGAAACGCTGGGAACCAACAAGCTGCAGGCACTCTTCGGCTCCGGCTCGGCGACTGTCGCCTATGCGGGTGCGGGCCATGTCGAATTGAAGCGGCAACTTCCGCTGGCCTGCCTTTCGGCGATTGGCGCCGCCTTCGGCGCGGCGCTTGCGACAATCATCCCCGCTGACACGATGCGCGCGGTCCTGCCGATCCTGCTGGTCGGCATCGCCCTCTATTTCGCGCTCAAGCCGAATATCGGCGACGTCGACAAGCATCGCCGCCTGTCGGAAGCCGCGTTCGCGTTCACCATTATCCCAATGATCGGCTTCTATGACGGTGTGTTCGGTCCAGGCACCGGCTCCTTCTTCATGCTCGCCTTCGTTTCCCTCGCCGGCTTCGGCGTATTGAAGGCGACAGCCCACACCAAGCTGCTCAACTTCGGCTCCAATGTCGGCGCATTCGCCTTCTTCCTCGCCTATGGGGTCGTGCTGTGGAAGGTCGGCATCGTCATGGGTATTGGCCAGTTGCTCGGCGCGCAGGCCGGCTCACGCTTCGCCATGAAGAACGGCGCGAAGATCATCAAGCCGCTACTAATCGTCACCAGTCTCGGCCTGGCAGTGCGCCTGATGGCCGACCCGACGAACCCGCTTCGAATCTGGCTCGGCTGGTGA
- a CDS encoding patatin-like phospholipase family protein, translating to MSKLPKPIQRNARSIDLALQGGGAHGAFTWGVLDRLLEEDWLKLEAISGTSAGAMNAAVLADGYEHDGPEGARESLERFWRLVSDAARYSPFQRTLLDILLGRWTLDLSPAYVVMEMMARVVSPYAMNPAGKNPLTEILEKCVDFDRLFASPVRLFVTATNVHTGRGRVFSNAELTPQVLLASACLPTLYHAVEIDGEPYWDGGYSGNPTLTPLIEDCAAEDTILVQINPIERPGTPKTARDIQSRINEVSFNAVLLKELRMAAIMRKVADPGNADGARWASMRLHRIASDVMLELGASSKMNAEWPFLLMLRDKGREAAQTFLDAHADDIGERPSFDLDELIEGN from the coding sequence TTGAGCAAGTTGCCGAAGCCTATACAGCGCAATGCCCGGTCCATAGATCTTGCGCTGCAAGGCGGCGGCGCCCACGGTGCATTCACCTGGGGTGTTCTCGATCGGCTCCTGGAAGAAGACTGGCTGAAGCTGGAAGCGATATCCGGCACGTCTGCCGGCGCCATGAATGCCGCAGTCCTTGCGGACGGCTATGAGCATGACGGACCGGAGGGCGCGCGCGAATCCCTCGAGCGCTTCTGGCGGCTCGTCTCCGATGCGGCGCGCTACAGCCCGTTCCAGCGCACACTGCTCGACATCCTGCTTGGTCGGTGGACACTCGACTTGTCTCCGGCCTACGTTGTCATGGAGATGATGGCCCGTGTGGTCTCGCCCTACGCGATGAACCCCGCCGGCAAGAACCCTCTCACCGAGATCCTGGAGAAATGCGTCGATTTCGACCGCCTCTTCGCCTCGCCCGTCCGCCTGTTCGTCACGGCCACAAATGTCCACACCGGAAGGGGGCGGGTCTTCAGCAACGCCGAGCTCACACCGCAGGTCCTGCTCGCCTCGGCGTGTCTGCCGACGCTCTACCACGCCGTAGAAATCGACGGGGAACCTTACTGGGACGGCGGTTATTCCGGTAACCCCACCCTGACGCCGCTGATCGAGGATTGCGCGGCGGAAGACACGATTCTCGTACAGATCAACCCAATCGAGCGTCCCGGCACGCCAAAGACCGCGCGGGATATCCAGAGCCGCATCAACGAGGTGTCCTTCAACGCCGTGCTCCTGAAGGAACTGCGCATGGCGGCAATCATGCGCAAGGTGGCCGATCCCGGCAATGCGGATGGCGCGCGCTGGGCGTCAATGCGCCTGCACCGCATCGCCAGCGACGTGATGCTGGAGCTCGGCGCCTCCTCCAAGATGAATGCCGAATGGCCGTTCCTCCTCATGTTGCGGGACAAGGGCCGCGAGGCGGCGCAGACCTTTCTCGACGCGCATGCCGACGACATCGGCGAGCGCCCCTCCTTTGACCTCGACGAATTGATAGAGGGGAACTGA
- the cobA gene encoding uroporphyrinogen-III C-methyltransferase, protein MDALFSSLPELEPGNVWLVGAGPGDPGLLTLLAVQALRQADVIVHDALVNGECLKLAKAGAALEFAGKRGGKPSSKQRDISLRLVELARAGKRVLRLKGGDPFVFGRGGEEALTLIEHKIPFRVVPGITAGIGGLAYAGIPVTHREVNHAVTFLTGHDSSGVVPDRINWKGIASGSPVIVMYMAMKHIGQIAANLIAAGRSPDEPVAFVCNAATEEQAVLETTLSRAEADATGAGLEPPAIVVVGDVVRLRGSLDWLGALREGKSLAPDPFGTRSLKDPA, encoded by the coding sequence ATGGACGCTTTGTTTTCGTCCCTTCCAGAGTTGGAACCAGGCAATGTTTGGCTTGTTGGCGCCGGACCGGGAGACCCCGGGCTCTTGACGCTGCTTGCCGTGCAGGCGCTTCGGCAGGCTGACGTCATCGTCCACGACGCGCTCGTCAACGGCGAGTGCCTGAAGCTGGCGAAAGCAGGTGCCGCGCTGGAGTTTGCCGGCAAGCGAGGCGGCAAGCCGTCGTCGAAGCAGCGCGATATTTCGCTGCGGCTCGTGGAACTTGCCCGCGCCGGCAAGCGCGTCTTGCGGCTGAAGGGGGGCGATCCATTCGTCTTCGGTCGCGGCGGCGAGGAGGCCCTCACGCTGATCGAGCACAAAATTCCCTTTCGTGTCGTGCCGGGAATCACTGCCGGTATCGGCGGGCTCGCCTATGCCGGCATTCCCGTTACCCATCGCGAGGTCAATCACGCCGTTACCTTCCTGACGGGACACGATTCGTCGGGGGTGGTTCCCGATCGGATCAACTGGAAGGGGATTGCGAGCGGCTCTCCGGTCATCGTCATGTACATGGCGATGAAGCACATCGGCCAGATTGCCGCAAACCTGATCGCCGCCGGACGATCGCCGGACGAGCCGGTTGCTTTCGTTTGCAATGCGGCGACAGAGGAGCAGGCGGTGCTGGAAACCACGTTGTCGCGTGCGGAGGCGGATGCGACCGGGGCCGGTCTGGAACCGCCGGCAATCGTCGTCGTCGGCGATGTCGTGCGTCTTCGCGGATCGCTCGACTGGCTCGGGGCGCTGCGTGAGGGCAAGTCGCTGGCTCCCGACCCGTTCGGGACGCGTAGCCTGAAGGATCCTGCATGA
- a CDS encoding GFA family protein — MSELSGRCLCKSVRFRVSGPIIRAGHCHCECCRRATSSPVTSFFCVARENVVFEGETLRHYASSPGVSRGFCGACGSPMSYETDDRPDDIDLYIGSLDGASGVKIAHHWFWSERVPWLSCDDDLPKHD; from the coding sequence ATGAGCGAGCTTTCCGGACGTTGCCTGTGCAAATCGGTGCGCTTTCGCGTCTCCGGGCCGATTATCCGCGCCGGACATTGCCATTGCGAGTGCTGCCGGCGGGCGACATCTTCGCCGGTGACGAGCTTCTTCTGCGTTGCCCGGGAGAACGTTGTTTTTGAAGGCGAGACCCTGCGCCACTACGCCTCCTCGCCAGGGGTATCGCGCGGGTTCTGCGGCGCTTGCGGCTCGCCGATGAGTTACGAGACCGATGACCGGCCCGACGATATCGACCTGTATATTGGCTCGCTGGACGGCGCGTCGGGCGTAAAAATTGCCCACCATTGGTTCTGGAGCGAGCGGGTTCCGTGGCTCTCTTGTGACGACGACCTGCCAAAGCATGATTGA
- a CDS encoding cobyrinate a,c-diamide synthase, whose amino-acid sequence MSGLMIAAPASGSGKTTVTLGLLRALADQGMAIAPGKAGPDYIDPAFHAAASRTDCLNYDPWAMRPELLASNAAMQRGGDRLLLIEAMMGLFDGAADGSGTPADLAVMLGLPVVLVADCSKLSHSIAALVRGYVDFRPDLTVCGVILNKVGSARHEAMLRDALERADVPVFGAIARDPALSLPERHLGLVQAGEHVALEDFIGRAADVVLRCVALDRLTGLDTGRRAPPSTNVPRLPPFGQHMAIARDNAFAFIYPHLLAGWREQGAQLSFFSPLGDEAPAEDCDAVFLPGGYPELYGGTLANATKFREGMRAAARRGARIYGECGGYMTLGEGLVSADGEQHAMLGLLPLVTSFAERRRQLGYRRVEPLVGSGFSQPMTVHEFHYSTVAHEGEADRLFSVTDATGQDLGMAGLRRGNVSGSYMHVIDIAGTP is encoded by the coding sequence ATGAGCGGGCTCATGATCGCGGCTCCGGCCTCTGGATCCGGCAAGACGACTGTGACCCTCGGCTTGCTACGCGCGCTGGCCGATCAGGGCATGGCAATCGCACCGGGAAAGGCCGGTCCAGACTATATCGATCCGGCTTTCCATGCCGCCGCCAGCCGCACGGATTGCCTCAACTACGATCCCTGGGCGATGCGTCCGGAGTTGCTCGCCAGCAATGCGGCCATGCAAAGGGGTGGCGACAGACTGCTTCTCATCGAAGCCATGATGGGGCTTTTCGACGGCGCGGCGGACGGCAGCGGCACGCCTGCAGACCTTGCGGTCATGCTCGGCCTTCCAGTCGTTCTGGTCGCCGATTGCAGCAAGCTGTCCCATTCAATCGCCGCGCTGGTGCGCGGCTATGTCGACTTCCGCCCCGACCTGACTGTCTGCGGTGTCATCCTCAACAAGGTCGGGAGCGCCCGCCACGAGGCAATGCTGCGCGATGCGTTGGAGCGAGCCGACGTTCCGGTGTTCGGGGCGATCGCCAGGGACCCGGCGCTTTCTCTTCCCGAGCGACATCTGGGGCTGGTGCAGGCGGGCGAGCATGTTGCACTGGAGGACTTCATCGGCCGTGCGGCGGACGTCGTGCTCCGGTGCGTTGCGCTCGACCGGCTCACAGGCCTCGACACCGGACGAAGGGCGCCGCCGTCGACGAACGTCCCGCGGTTGCCGCCGTTTGGGCAGCATATGGCGATTGCCCGCGACAATGCCTTTGCCTTCATCTATCCGCATCTTCTCGCGGGCTGGAGAGAGCAGGGGGCCCAGCTCTCATTCTTTTCACCGCTCGGCGACGAGGCGCCGGCCGAGGATTGCGATGCAGTGTTCCTTCCGGGCGGTTATCCGGAGCTTTACGGCGGCACTCTTGCCAATGCGACGAAGTTCCGGGAAGGCATGCGTGCCGCCGCCCGCCGCGGTGCCCGAATCTATGGCGAATGCGGGGGCTACATGACCTTGGGCGAGGGACTGGTTTCGGCGGATGGAGAGCAGCATGCGATGCTCGGCCTCCTGCCTCTTGTGACGAGTTTTGCCGAACGGCGGAGACAACTCGGATATCGGCGTGTAGAACCGCTCGTTGGCTCAGGTTTTTCACAGCCGATGACCGTGCACGAATTTCACTACTCGACCGTCGCCCATGAAGGTGAAGCCGACAGGCTGTTTTCCGTCACCGATGCAACAGGCCAAGATCTCGGCATGGCCGGCCTCCGGCGCGGTAATGTTTCGGGCTCGTACATGCATGTTATCGACATTGCGGGGACGCCATGA
- a CDS encoding cobalamin biosynthesis protein, with the protein MRHSAQATKGGEPSFVLGLGCERGAPTAEVLALAETALASAGLNPASLVMVASLDTRADEPGMRAVARHFAVPFRVFSPATLEAETWRLANPSEVVFRHTGCHGVAEAAALAAVGSTGKLVVAKMKSAHATAAIAESFQPVAVISSHVESVASGVESSTTARAV; encoded by the coding sequence ATGAGGCATTCGGCGCAAGCCACTAAGGGCGGAGAACCATCGTTCGTGCTCGGCTTGGGTTGCGAGCGGGGGGCACCGACGGCCGAGGTTCTCGCGCTTGCCGAGACGGCTCTCGCCTCCGCCGGCCTAAATCCAGCTTCGCTCGTCATGGTCGCCTCGCTCGATACGCGAGCAGACGAGCCGGGGATGAGGGCCGTTGCGCGTCATTTCGCCGTTCCTTTTCGTGTATTTTCTCCGGCAACGCTGGAAGCGGAAACGTGGCGGCTGGCCAATCCGTCCGAGGTCGTCTTTCGCCATACCGGCTGCCATGGCGTTGCCGAAGCAGCGGCGCTTGCAGCGGTCGGATCCACTGGGAAGCTCGTGGTTGCCAAAATGAAATCGGCCCATGCGACGGCCGCGATTGCAGAATCCTTTCAGCCGGTTGCGGTTATTTCTTCACACGTTGAGTCGGTCGCTTCAGGCGTTGAATCATCCACCACAGCAAGGGCCGTGTGA